A section of the Capra hircus breed San Clemente chromosome 23, ASM170441v1, whole genome shotgun sequence genome encodes:
- the TAP1 gene encoding antigen peptide transporter 1, whose translation MACPGSPAPCGRPRLPRLAVAWLGTGLLLLADWTLLRPALPRVASRLVPPALPLLRVWVAGLSRWALLWLGARGVVGAALGFRRESTRVLGWLAVLEPLAAALGLALPGLALFRELVSWRAPEDADSAGPLHWGSRLDAFALSYCAALPAATLWYKIRSLCVQGARGAFGLAMSRLLVFLGPEKSHVQFILALVFLSCLGEMAIPFYTGRLTDWIVQDETAAAFTRNVTLMSVLTIASAVLEFTADGIYNSTMGRTHSHLQGEVFQAVLRQETEFFQKNQAGEITSRVTDDTSTMSESLSSDLSLLLWYLIRGLCLLGLMLWVSPSLTVVTLVALPLLFLLPKKLGKWSKMLAEQMQESLAKSSQVAIEVLSAMPTVRSFANEEGEAQKFRQKLHEMMVLSRKEALAYAFDLWTVSLSGMLLKVGILYFGGQLVTSGSVSSGRLVTFILYQIQFTIAVEVLLSRYPRVQKAVGSSEKIFEYLDRVPNCPESGSLASLTLRGLVQFQGVSFAYPNRPDAPVLQGLTFTLRPGEVTALVGPNGSGKSTVAALLQNLYQPTEGQVLLDGEPLPKYEHRYLHRQVAAVGQEPLLFGRSFKENIAYGLVQELTMEEIIAAAVESGAHGFISELPEGYDTEVGEAGSQLSGGQRQAVALARALIRKPSVLILDDATSALDANNQSLVERLLYESPERGSRSVLFITQRLSSVEQADRILFLEGGTIIEAGTHQQLMTNEGRYWAMVQAPGGPGAPE comes from the exons ATGGCCTGCCCGGGGTCCCCAGCTCCCTGCGGCCGTCCGCGCCTCCCCCGCCTCGCCGTCGCGTGGCTGGGGACGGGGCTGCTGCTCCTCGCCGACTGGACGCTGCTCCGGCCGGCGCTGCCCCGAGTGGCCTCGCGGCTGGTGCCCCCTGCGCTGCCGCTGCTCCGGGTCTGGGTGGCCGGCTTGAGCCGCTGGGCGCTGCTGTGGCTGGGGGCCCGCGGCGTCGTCGGGGCCGCGCTGGGCTTCCGGAGGGAAAGCACGCGAGTCCTCGGGTGGCTGGCTGTTTTGGAGCCTTTGGCGGCGGCGCTGGGCTTGGCCCTGCCGGGACTCGCCTTGTTCCGAGAGCTGGTCTCCTGGCGAGCCCCCGAGGACGCGGACAGCGccgggcccctgcactggggaaGTCGCCTGGACGCCTTCGCTCTCAGCTACTGCGCGGCACTGCCCGCGGCCACCCTGTGGTATAAGATCAGGAGCCTCTGCGTGCAAGGAGCTCGCGGGGCTTTTGGCCTGGCGATGAGCCGGCTTTTAGTCTTCCTGGGTCCGGAGAAAAGCCACGTGCAGTTCATTTTGGCCCTGGTGTTTCTCTCCTGTCTTG GGGAGATGGCCATTCCGTTCTACACTGGCCGGCTCACCGACTGGATTGTACAGGATGAGACAGCCGCTGCCTTCACCCGGAACGTAACCCTCATGTCGGTCCTCACCATAGCCAG CGCAGTGCTGGAGTTCACAGCTGATGGAATCTACAACAGCACCATGGGCCGCACGCACAGCCACCTGCAGGGAGAGGTGTTTCAGGCTGTCCTGCGCCAGGAGACAGAGTTTTTTCAAAAGAACCAAGCAG GTGAAATCACATCTCGGGTGACAGATGACACGTCCACCATGAGTGAATCTCTGAGTTCGGATCTCAGCCTGTTGCTGTGGTACCTCATCCGGGGACTGTGTCTCCTGGGGCTCATGCTCTGGGTGTCCCCGTCCCTCACTGTGGTCACCCTGGTCGCCCTGCCCCTGCTCTTCCTTCTGCCTAAGAAGCTGGGGAAATGGTCCAAG ATGCTGGCAGAACAGATGCAAGAATCTCTGGCAAAGTCCAGCCAGGTGGCCATCGAGGTGCTGTCAGCCATGCCTACAGTTCGGAGCTTTGCCAATGAAGAGGGTGAGGCCCAGAAGTTCAGGCAAAAGCTGCATGAGATGATGGTGCTCAGCCGGAAGGAGGCCCTGGCCTACGCGTTCGACCTCTGGACCGTCTCT CTCTCAGGGATGCTGCTGAAGGTGGGAATCCTGTATTTTGGTGGGCAGCTGGTGACAAGTGGGTCTGTCAGCAGTGGGCGTCTGGTCACCTTTATTCTGTACCAGATCCAGTTCACCATAGCTGTTGAG GTGCTGCTGTCCAGATACCCCAGGGTACAGAAGGCTGTGGGCtcctcagagaaaatatttgaataccTCGACCGGGTCCCTAACTGCCCAGAGAGTGGGTCATTGGCTTCCTTAACCTTGCGCGGCCTCGTCCAGTTCCAGGGTGTCTCCTTTGCCTACCCAAACCGTCCGGATGCCCCTGTGCTGCAG GGGCTGACCTTCACCCTTCGTCCTGGTGAGGTGACGGCGCTGGTGGGGCCCAATGGGTCTGGGAAGAGCACGGTGGCCGCGCTGCTGCAGAACCTGTACCAGCCCACTGAGGGCCAGGTGCTGCTGGATGGGGAGCCCCTTCCCAAATACGAGCACCGCTACCTGCACAGACAG GTGGCTGCTGTGGGACAAGAGCCTCTGCTGTTTGGAAGaagctttaaagaaaatattgccTATGGCTTGGTCCAGGAGCTGACAATGGAGGAGATCATAGCTGCTGCGGTGGAGTCCGGAGCCCATGGTTTTATCTCTGAGCTCCCTGAGGGCTACGACACAG AGGTGGGTGAGGCTGGGAGCCAGCTGTCCGGGGGTCAGCGACAGGCAGTGGCCTTGGCTCGAGCCCTGATCCGGAAACCAAGCGTACTCATTCTGGATGATGCTACCAGCGCCCTGGATGCAAACAACCAATCCCTG GTGGAGCGGCTGCTCTATGAAAGCCCTGAGCGGGGCTCTCGGTCAGTGCTTTTCATCACCCAGCGCCTCAGTTCGGTGGAGCAGGCTGACCGCATCCTCTTTCTGGAAGGAGGCACGATCATTGAGGCAGGAACTCACCAGCAGCTCATGACGAATGAAGGACGCTATTGGGCCATGGTGCAGGCTCCTGGCGGGCCAGGGGCTCCAGAATGA